The following nucleotide sequence is from Nitrospirota bacterium.
GAGAGCTTTTAATTTTGCTCTCGTCAATCCCGCTATGCACTTCCATCCAGCGGTTCCATCCATGGACCTTCAGATCTTTATCCAGGATAACAATGCCGATATTGATAGCGTCAAATATCTGTTGGAACATTATTCATATTGTTCTATAAAAATGCGTAAAGCGTCTTTCAGCCATTTTATAGAATCGTTGCTTGTTACCAGGAATAAAAAACCGCTTACGTTCCCTTCCGTAAAACTGAAATCCGTCTTTAAGACAATAGCTGTCTTGTCGGCGTCAAACTGTTTCCCGGAAAGCGCATCGGTATAATATCTCTCAACGACAACCATCGGCGGCGTGTAAGTTACAACGTCTTTGAGCAATTCGGCAAGCTTACCCACGCAAGCGCCTATAAGTATGTTGCCGACTTCCATCAGGGTCTCTCTTTCCAGGATATCAATAGGGTCTGATTCAAAACTGCTCATTTCCACCTGCCCGTGCTGCAGCATGGCTATCAACTCCTTGCCCGAACCTGATGAAAAAATCAGAAGCGCGTCTCCTTTGAACCGGCCCCAAAAATTCTGTTCCACGATGCTGATTTTTTTATAGTCTTTGACGTGGTCCCTGATATACACGGGAAGCTCTGTCACCTGCATGATTTTTATAAAAGGAATGCTGAGCACAACATGGGTATCTATTACATCCGCGAGGTCTGCCGCGGATTTACCAAAAGCGATATTCATTATCTCCTGAAGGATTTCTCCTTCCTCGCCCGTCAGAATCTGATCTTCGTGTATTTCCATCATTATTGGACCTTTTGCAATGTATCCTGCGCCTTCATTATTGCGGCCAGCAGGTCTTCTTTCTTCAGAGGTTTTCTCAAAACCATATACGCGCCCAAATCCAGCACCGTGGTTATCGCCTTCATCTGCACGTCAGCGGTAACAACGATAATTAAGGCATTCTTATCATGTTTCATAATCTCTTCGATGGCTTCATACCCGGTCATAACGGGCATGGTCAAATCCATGAATGTTATGTCAGGGCGGAGGTTTAAATATTTTTCCACGCCGTCCTTGCCGTCACAGGCCTCATAAAACTCAAACCCCTGGTCCTTCGGCAGACAGCTTTTCAGCATCTTCCTTGCTATCGGTGAATCATCAACAATCAATAATTTCTTTATCATTATCTACCCTGCTATTGAATCGATTTGATAATAAGCCCTTTCATTGTCATGGGAATATAAGCATAGGGCATCATCTTTTTCAACATTATTATCAATAAATAACCAAGTCACGTTTAAGCTATAATAGCTTTATACTCATCTATATCGGAACATATGAAAAAAAACTTTAAGCAATTATCACAAAAAGAAATATCCCTGTTTATTCACCAGCTACGCCAAAAACCCTTCAGGGCAAAACAGATCATTCACTGGATATACGGGAAGCTTGCAAGTTCCTTTGATGAAATGACTGACCTCCCAAAAGACCTTCGTGAGGGGCTTAACAGAACAGCGTTCATAAGCAATCTTCATCTCCTGCAAAAAAAGGTTTCAAGCGACGGCGCGCAGAAATTCCTGTTTGAGCTTGAAGACGGCGAGACAATTGAGAGCGTGCTGATCCCTAACACTATCGGGGACGGGAAATTCACACTGTGCATTTCTTCGCAGGCAGGCTGCGCTATGGGATGCGCATTTTGCACGACCGGGAAACTGGGATTTAAAAGAAATCTCAAGGCATACGAAATTGTTGATCAGATGATATCGGTAGAAAGAAGTTTATTAATCCCCTCTCCCCAACAAAAAATTACCAACATCGTCTTTATGGGAATGGGGGAGCCGTTGAATAATTTCAACGAAGTCGTCGAGGCGCTCTGGAGAATTACCGGTCTTAAGGGTTTTTCAAAAAGAAGGATCACCGTCTCCACAGCAGGCATCGTACCTAAAATTTATGAACTCGCGGAGAAAGCCCCTGACGTAAATCTCGCCATATCATTAAATGCTACAACCGATGAGACAAGAAATAAAATTATGCCCGTCAATAAAAAATATCCGTTAAAAGAGCTCCTGAAAGCCTGCAAGGAATTTCCCATTCCTCCCCGCAGGCACATAACATTTGAATATGTCCTGATAGACGGGATCAACGATACAAATGAAGACGCCGCAAGACTCGTAAAGTTATTAAAAGGTATCCGGTCGAAAGTAAATTTAATACCGTACAACCCGCCTCTTCAGGAAAAGCCTCAGATATTCAGACAGCCCTCTGAAAACAGGATACTTGAATTTCAGAAAATTCTGCATAACGCAAAAATCACCGTGTTAATCAGAAAAAGTATGGGTGCTGACATCTCAGCGG
It contains:
- a CDS encoding chemotaxis protein CheC, whose translation is MEIHEDQILTGEEGEILQEIMNIAFGKSAADLADVIDTHVVLSIPFIKIMQVTELPVYIRDHVKDYKKISIVEQNFWGRFKGDALLIFSSGSGKELIAMLQHGQVEMSSFESDPIDILERETLMEVGNILIGACVGKLAELLKDVVTYTPPMVVVERYYTDALSGKQFDADKTAIVLKTDFSFTEGNVSGFLFLVTSNDSIKWLKDALRIFIEQYE
- a CDS encoding response regulator, which gives rise to MIKKLLIVDDSPIARKMLKSCLPKDQGFEFYEACDGKDGVEKYLNLRPDITFMDLTMPVMTGYEAIEEIMKHDKNALIIVVTADVQMKAITTVLDLGAYMVLRKPLKKEDLLAAIMKAQDTLQKVQ
- the rlmN gene encoding 23S rRNA (adenine(2503)-C(2))-methyltransferase RlmN is translated as MKKNFKQLSQKEISLFIHQLRQKPFRAKQIIHWIYGKLASSFDEMTDLPKDLREGLNRTAFISNLHLLQKKVSSDGAQKFLFELEDGETIESVLIPNTIGDGKFTLCISSQAGCAMGCAFCTTGKLGFKRNLKAYEIVDQMISVERSLLIPSPQQKITNIVFMGMGEPLNNFNEVVEALWRITGLKGFSKRRITVSTAGIVPKIYELAEKAPDVNLAISLNATTDETRNKIMPVNKKYPLKELLKACKEFPIPPRRHITFEYVLIDGINDTNEDAARLVKLLKGIRSKVNLIPYNPPLQEKPQIFRQPSENRILEFQKILHNAKITVLIRKSMGADISAACGQLKAMYSIKQGA